The following proteins are encoded in a genomic region of Paenibacillus sp. FSL H3-0469:
- a CDS encoding GNAT family N-acetyltransferase — translation MEFETERLWIREFTEEDVGQVHEYASDPAVVTHSIWGPNSLEDTREYIRHTLTLQQEEPRQGFEYAVVLKENGRLIGGCGLHITGTGQGEIGYCYNRLYWGQGYATEAAAVLLDLGFHKLELHRIYATCRPGNTGSARVMQKLGMTYEGHIRGHMYHKEKWMDSYQYSILEDEYRNNHGSK, via the coding sequence ATGGAATTTGAGACAGAACGGCTGTGGATTAGGGAATTCACAGAGGAAGATGTAGGGCAGGTACATGAATATGCGTCCGATCCGGCAGTAGTAACACATTCAATCTGGGGGCCGAATTCACTGGAGGATACCCGCGAATATATCCGCCATACGCTGACATTGCAGCAGGAGGAGCCGCGCCAGGGCTTCGAGTATGCGGTGGTGCTGAAGGAGAACGGGCGGCTGATCGGCGGCTGTGGCCTGCATATTACCGGAACAGGGCAGGGAGAGATAGGCTATTGCTACAATAGGCTGTACTGGGGACAGGGTTATGCTACTGAGGCTGCCGCTGTACTGCTGGACTTAGGCTTTCATAAGCTGGAGCTTCACCGGATCTATGCGACCTGCCGTCCCGGGAATACCGGTTCCGCCCGTGTGATGCAGAAGCTAGGCATGACATACGAAGGGCATATTAGAGGACATATGTATCATAAAGAGAAGTGGATGGACTCCTATCAATATTCGATTCTGGAGGATGAGTACAGGAACAACCACGGGAGCAAATAA
- a CDS encoding bacterial Ig-like domain-containing protein yields MKKLQRLLSVFVTVLLLSSSIPISLSAEAAGTSGQAEPGPWTFSAFGGNTSQGKNPEPAIENSSTVTLTTYGGKISGTDEGLSFYYRELPASTNFELRARATVIAFNSNSGVSTPNQKSFGLMLRDTVNPHGSSSTTTSNYAAAGALDLVMKGFYKKTAQVKLNPFAGLSAPAAGEVYDLSIRKSGDTYLLSVNGQTEIVTLEDTFSETMFAGIYVSRDATVAFSELDLQIETKHVTSLSADTSGMTKTSYLVGEPLDLTGLIVKAVFSDHSEATLSSEEYIVTGFDSSTAGENRIQINYNGASVSIPLQIIPLTVSSLSVKYEPVKTVYYPGDSFDPQGLVVAAHYNNGYLIKELAHDLYTLSINGQPVTEQLPYTFAGPGSYEVLIASTETPSVTTALQLEVMDATLSDLEIRHMPKQTVYYIGDTLQLEGLSLYAHYSDLTEVRLAKDEYTVSPLDTLTPGDKEIKVTYKELTASFTVKVKIKELTGIEITRYPVTTFFVNEPFDSSGLTVSKVYDNADREVLSGFTLDHSAFDNRQSGVYKVQIIPDDSSIQPITYTVTVKEKTTPVWHSITFGQSTSAANNKVVAQDDGTLRVIALEGGGKVTEDHDGITFYYTELNALEDNFVLSADIEVLNFAKTPYDGQESFGIMARDAIGTPGTSSVFASNIAAIGGYSGGTRSALGTQLFVRSGIEKPDGTGSKGIKTIMLKNERPAPGNTAPAAPYRLTLSKTNSGFTGRINSEREAIHFEPDILSVQDSTMYVGFYAARLATIDIRNIQLTVTSAATDAPKVEPPAAPVTPDLSILSRSKASTPEYEVIVRPNVNGTVTVKQGSRIIAQDVAATADKRLAVPAVLSGHGDTNFSVVFWPEDTQYLTSYDTIVRNFTVNMNSYGNGEDIYVSPAGTSAGDGTMALPLDLDTAIDYVKPGQHILMLDGHYVRKSPLVIQKYNNGTEAARKVLEAAPGARPIIDFDKKTEGVLLSGDYWHVKGLDFTRSAANTKGFTVGGNHNIVENSRFYANGDTGLQISRTDGTAKDITEWPSYNLILNSTSFDNRDPSDNNADGFAAKLTSGTGNIFRGCLAHNNIDDGWDLYTKAGSGAIGPVLIENSAAFNNGYLTDGTVGAGDKNGFKLGGEGIHVAHIIRNSVAFGNGAYGFTSNSNPGVIAVNNIGYNNTRGNLSFTTYGQITPDFKIDGFVSYQSGSIGKDQYPASLAAENNFMYNGTASVNKSGKQLTDANFVSLQPVTSYLRDAEGNIIWGEFLKFIPFENQVQEPEPEPEPEPGTQPEPEPQPEPETQPEPETQPEPERGTQPSPSPSAAPVSSATPSPISAPNTNSTGTGSAANNSIPAVLLLDGSVSIDLPVSHTTGKALARLSESALHQIVTVARADATGTKTLRIQLTADPDQDMKEVELSLPAAAFRSGDGLLKLEIRSSLAAVGLPHSIFAAETLDGVKTITLSLRSMTPGGQLQAKLGDRPLIGYGLQLDGAALQPDRLQSAIEIGIPHPPAVPAADNAFIVVWGIQEQGIVQPVIHGKYNAEKQQAIFSTNGISGQYTAVYNHKTFQDIDSPHWAKSAVEVLASKGVIQGISAAEFRPEQPVTRAEFALLLVRGMELTASEGPSFMDVSPGDDYYKELMAARKLGLITGLPGGLFQPDVPVSRQEMFVMAARALRAVERMNPGENTSSVLKGFTDHQQIASYAADDIAALAAAGLVKGDAQQQLMPAASSTRAEAAMLIYRMLAL; encoded by the coding sequence GTGAAGAAACTACAACGCTTGTTATCTGTGTTCGTAACCGTTCTGCTCCTATCCTCATCCATTCCCATATCCTTATCTGCAGAAGCAGCAGGGACTTCCGGACAAGCAGAGCCGGGTCCTTGGACCTTCAGCGCGTTCGGAGGTAATACTTCTCAGGGCAAGAACCCCGAGCCTGCCATAGAGAATTCTTCCACCGTAACGCTGACTACTTATGGAGGCAAGATTTCAGGCACCGATGAGGGGCTCTCTTTTTATTACCGGGAGCTTCCGGCCAGCACGAACTTTGAGCTCAGAGCCAGGGCTACCGTTATTGCCTTTAACAGCAATTCCGGCGTCAGTACGCCTAATCAGAAATCCTTTGGCCTGATGTTAAGGGATACGGTTAATCCTCATGGAAGTTCAAGTACCACCACTTCCAATTATGCTGCGGCTGGTGCGTTGGATTTGGTGATGAAGGGTTTTTATAAAAAAACGGCACAGGTCAAGCTGAATCCGTTCGCCGGGCTAAGCGCTCCTGCTGCGGGCGAAGTCTACGATCTCAGTATCCGGAAATCGGGTGATACCTATCTGCTGAGTGTTAACGGCCAGACCGAAATCGTAACCTTGGAGGACACTTTTTCCGAAACGATGTTTGCCGGGATTTACGTCTCCAGAGATGCAACCGTAGCCTTCAGTGAGCTGGACCTTCAGATCGAGACCAAACATGTAACAAGCTTGTCTGCCGACACCAGCGGAATGACGAAGACCTCGTATCTGGTGGGTGAACCGCTGGATCTGACCGGGCTTATCGTGAAGGCTGTATTCTCCGATCACAGTGAAGCCACTCTGTCTTCTGAGGAGTATATTGTAACCGGATTTGACAGCAGCACAGCCGGGGAGAATCGAATCCAGATTAACTATAACGGCGCCTCTGTAAGTATTCCGCTGCAAATCATCCCGCTGACCGTCAGCTCATTATCTGTCAAATACGAGCCTGTCAAAACCGTCTATTATCCAGGCGATTCCTTTGATCCGCAGGGGCTTGTTGTTGCTGCCCATTATAATAACGGCTACCTGATCAAGGAACTTGCCCATGATCTGTACACCCTCTCCATTAACGGCCAACCGGTAACAGAACAGCTTCCGTATACTTTTGCCGGGCCGGGCTCCTATGAAGTATTGATCGCTTCCACAGAGACTCCGTCTGTCACCACAGCATTGCAGCTTGAGGTCATGGATGCTACCCTGTCCGATTTAGAAATAAGACATATGCCTAAACAAACCGTCTATTATATCGGTGACACCCTTCAGTTGGAGGGACTCTCCCTCTACGCCCATTATTCAGACCTTACTGAGGTCAGGCTGGCCAAGGATGAATATACCGTCTCCCCCCTAGACACCCTGACTCCAGGAGATAAGGAGATCAAGGTAACCTACAAGGAATTAACGGCAAGCTTCACAGTTAAAGTCAAAATCAAAGAGCTGACCGGCATCGAGATAACCCGCTATCCGGTAACCACGTTCTTTGTAAACGAACCCTTTGACAGCAGCGGTCTGACCGTATCGAAGGTGTACGACAACGCTGACCGGGAGGTCCTAAGCGGGTTCACGCTGGACCACTCTGCATTCGACAACCGGCAATCCGGAGTATATAAGGTTCAGATCATCCCGGATGATTCTTCCATACAACCCATTACGTATACTGTCACGGTAAAAGAAAAAACCACGCCCGTCTGGCACAGTATCACCTTCGGCCAGTCTACGTCTGCTGCGAATAACAAAGTCGTCGCTCAGGACGACGGAACGCTCCGGGTGATCGCCTTGGAAGGCGGCGGTAAGGTCACAGAAGACCACGATGGCATAACGTTCTACTACACAGAGCTTAATGCCCTGGAAGATAACTTCGTGCTATCTGCAGATATTGAGGTGCTGAACTTTGCCAAAACCCCTTATGACGGGCAAGAATCCTTCGGAATCATGGCGCGGGATGCAATTGGAACACCCGGAACTTCGAGTGTATTTGCTTCGAATATCGCTGCCATAGGCGGCTACAGCGGCGGAACAAGAAGCGCTCTGGGTACCCAGCTGTTCGTCCGTTCCGGCATCGAGAAGCCGGATGGAACCGGAAGCAAAGGCATTAAGACAATTATGCTCAAAAATGAACGGCCTGCACCCGGCAACACGGCCCCTGCTGCACCATACCGCTTAACGTTGTCCAAGACGAACAGCGGCTTCACAGGCCGGATCAATTCGGAGCGGGAGGCTATCCATTTCGAGCCGGATATTCTTAGCGTACAGGATTCCACGATGTATGTCGGCTTCTATGCGGCCCGTCTGGCTACGATAGATATCCGCAATATCCAGTTGACAGTGACAAGCGCTGCTACTGATGCGCCTAAGGTGGAGCCACCCGCGGCTCCTGTAACACCAGATTTGAGCATACTGTCCCGAAGCAAAGCATCTACACCCGAATATGAAGTGATCGTCCGCCCTAACGTGAACGGAACCGTAACGGTGAAGCAGGGCTCCAGGATTATCGCACAGGATGTAGCGGCAACAGCCGATAAGCGTCTGGCGGTTCCTGCGGTACTCAGCGGACATGGGGATACGAACTTCAGTGTTGTTTTTTGGCCGGAGGATACCCAGTACTTGACTTCTTACGATACAATTGTCCGCAACTTCACTGTTAATATGAACAGCTATGGCAACGGGGAAGACATCTATGTATCGCCTGCCGGAACAAGTGCCGGGGACGGGACAATGGCTCTCCCACTGGATCTTGATACCGCGATTGATTATGTGAAGCCGGGACAGCATATCCTTATGCTTGACGGGCATTACGTGCGGAAATCACCGCTGGTCATTCAGAAGTATAACAATGGTACCGAAGCTGCCAGAAAGGTTCTGGAAGCGGCACCCGGTGCAAGGCCCATTATCGATTTTGACAAAAAGACAGAAGGGGTGCTGCTCAGCGGGGACTACTGGCATGTAAAGGGGCTCGATTTCACCCGCTCGGCGGCCAATACAAAGGGATTCACGGTTGGCGGTAACCATAACATTGTTGAGAATAGCCGCTTCTATGCTAACGGTGACACCGGCCTGCAAATCAGCCGCACAGACGGAACTGCAAAGGACATCACAGAATGGCCGTCCTACAATCTAATTCTGAACAGCACCTCCTTCGATAACCGCGATCCGTCTGACAATAACGCAGATGGTTTTGCGGCCAAGCTAACCTCCGGTACCGGGAATATTTTCAGAGGATGCCTGGCGCATAATAACATTGACGATGGCTGGGATCTGTACACCAAAGCAGGCTCGGGTGCCATCGGTCCGGTACTCATCGAGAACAGCGCCGCCTTCAACAACGGGTATTTAACGGACGGAACCGTTGGGGCCGGTGATAAAAACGGATTCAAGCTCGGCGGAGAAGGCATTCATGTCGCGCATATCATCCGTAATTCGGTCGCCTTCGGCAACGGTGCCTACGGGTTCACCAGCAACAGTAATCCTGGAGTCATTGCGGTCAACAATATCGGCTATAACAACACCCGCGGCAACCTGAGCTTCACCACATATGGTCAGATTACTCCAGACTTTAAGATTGACGGCTTTGTATCCTACCAGTCGGGCAGCATCGGCAAGGATCAATATCCGGCTTCCTTAGCAGCGGAGAATAACTTCATGTACAATGGTACCGCGTCAGTCAACAAATCAGGCAAGCAGCTGACCGATGCCAATTTCGTAAGTCTGCAGCCGGTGACCTCTTATCTGCGGGATGCAGAGGGGAATATCATCTGGGGGGAATTTCTGAAGTTTATTCCTTTTGAGAATCAAGTACAGGAGCCAGAGCCGGAACCGGAGCCGGAGCCGGGAACCCAGCCAGAGCCAGAACCTCAGCCAGAGCCAGAGACCCAGCCGGAGCCAGAGACCCAGCCGGAGCCAGAGCGGGGGACCCAGCCGTCACCAAGTCCTTCCGCTGCGCCTGTTTCTTCTGCCACACCAAGTCCAATTTCTGCACCTAACACTAACAGCACTGGCACAGGATCTGCCGCCAACAATTCTATTCCGGCGGTTCTCTTGCTGGACGGCAGTGTTAGCATTGATTTACCCGTAAGTCATACCACAGGAAAAGCTTTAGCCCGGTTAAGCGAATCCGCATTGCATCAGATCGTTACTGTAGCCAGAGCCGATGCCACGGGTACCAAGACTCTGCGGATTCAACTCACTGCTGATCCTGACCAGGATATGAAGGAAGTGGAGCTAAGCCTTCCTGCTGCAGCATTTCGTTCAGGAGATGGTCTCCTCAAGCTTGAGATCCGTTCTTCCTTAGCGGCCGTTGGATTACCTCACAGTATCTTCGCAGCGGAGACGCTTGACGGCGTAAAGACTATTACTTTATCGCTAAGAAGTATGACTCCCGGCGGGCAGCTGCAAGCCAAGCTGGGGGACCGTCCGCTTATCGGATACGGGCTTCAATTGGATGGGGCGGCATTGCAGCCTGACCGGTTGCAATCGGCTATAGAGATCGGAATTCCCCATCCGCCAGCAGTTCCTGCAGCGGACAATGCTTTTATTGTTGTGTGGGGCATCCAAGAACAGGGAATCGTTCAGCCCGTGATACACGGGAAGTACAACGCAGAGAAGCAGCAGGCCATTTTCTCAACAAACGGAATCTCCGGCCAATATACGGCGGTCTACAATCACAAGACCTTCCAGGATATCGACTCACCCCATTGGGCCAAGTCCGCAGTGGAAGTACTCGCTTCCAAAGGGGTCATTCAAGGCATCTCGGCAGCGGAGTTCAGACCGGAGCAGCCTGTTACCCGCGCAGAATTTGCACTTCTCTTAGTCCGGGGAATGGAGCTTACAGCGTCAGAAGGGCCCAGCTTCATGGATGTGTCACCGGGGGATGATTATTACAAGGAGCTTATGGCTGCCCGAAAGCTTGGCCTCATTACAGGTCTGCCGGGAGGTCTATTCCAGCCGGATGTACCGGTATCCAGGCAAGAAATGTTCGTTATGGCAGCTAGAGCATTGCGCGCAGTAGAGCGCATGAATCCAGGGGAGAATACTTCTTCTGTATTAAAAGGTTTTACCGATCACCAGCAAATTGCAAGCTATGCGGCAGATGATATTGCCGCCCTGGCCGCAGCCGGTCTCGTTAAAGGAGATGCACAGCAGCAGCTAATGCCCGCTGCCTCCTCGACACGTGCCGAAGCAGCTATGCTGATCTATCGAATGCTTGCGCTATAG
- a CDS encoding DinB family protein, translating into MQKLFEYNWQVREDWFRWCSGVDKEELMKPRTGGIGYILPTLYHIVAVEYGWICGGIQERAIDIPSFGEVASLELVRDFSARCHAELAPFVYGWSEELEERIMVDITDEGEHEPHPYGEVMRHVIAHEIHHIGQLSVWSREIGRPPVTANLVGRGLFDK; encoded by the coding sequence ATGCAGAAGCTATTTGAGTATAACTGGCAAGTGCGCGAGGATTGGTTCCGCTGGTGCAGCGGGGTGGACAAGGAAGAGCTGATGAAGCCGCGCACCGGCGGCATCGGGTATATCCTGCCCACGTTGTATCACATTGTTGCTGTTGAATACGGCTGGATCTGCGGAGGGATTCAGGAGAGAGCCATTGACATCCCTTCGTTCGGGGAAGTGGCAAGTCTGGAGCTTGTGCGGGATTTCTCTGCCCGCTGCCATGCAGAGCTGGCTCCGTTTGTGTATGGCTGGTCGGAGGAGCTGGAAGAGCGGATTATGGTGGATATTACAGATGAAGGGGAGCACGAGCCTCACCCCTACGGAGAAGTGATGCGGCACGTGATTGCCCATGAGATCCACCATATCGGCCAGCTCTCCGTATGGTCACGGGAGATTGGCCGGCCGCCGGTGACGGCTAATTTGGTGGGTAGAGGGTTATTTGACAAATGA
- a CDS encoding MetQ/NlpA family ABC transporter substrate-binding protein, whose product MKKLLAILLISSMAVLAACGNNKEAASSGDKKEITVGFGVGTYEEQFRQSILPILEGKGYTVDIKTFSQNMQVNPAMKEGSIDASIFQSTAYMDAINKEIGADMVGIAYVPGAPQGLYSVNHTTLDDVKDGTTVAIPNDPVNQERALRILEELGWVKIKEGAGVADFNVNSVEPDKFKIDLKVLDPAQILVSLQDVDYGVVNGNYIANAPDRKITDALKIENTPMQHRIIVSVNKKDQDTQWAKDLKAAYESKEFEEYILGQEKYAGFILPEAWANN is encoded by the coding sequence ATGAAAAAATTACTGGCAATTCTACTGATTAGTTCGATGGCGGTGCTGGCGGCTTGCGGTAACAATAAGGAAGCGGCAAGCTCCGGGGACAAGAAGGAAATCACAGTCGGATTCGGCGTAGGCACGTATGAGGAGCAGTTCCGGCAATCCATTCTCCCGATCCTGGAAGGAAAAGGGTATACTGTAGATATCAAAACCTTCTCGCAGAATATGCAGGTCAACCCGGCGATGAAGGAAGGCTCGATTGACGCGAGCATCTTCCAGAGCACGGCTTATATGGATGCGATCAATAAGGAAATTGGTGCCGATATGGTGGGGATTGCCTATGTTCCAGGCGCTCCGCAGGGGCTGTATTCCGTTAATCATACGACCCTTGACGATGTGAAGGACGGCACTACCGTCGCGATTCCGAACGATCCGGTTAATCAGGAGCGTGCGCTGCGGATTCTGGAGGAGCTGGGTTGGGTCAAGATCAAAGAGGGCGCCGGGGTAGCGGACTTCAATGTGAACAGCGTGGAGCCGGACAAGTTCAAGATTGACCTGAAGGTGCTGGACCCGGCGCAGATTCTGGTCTCGCTGCAGGATGTTGACTATGGTGTGGTGAACGGGAATTATATCGCTAACGCTCCCGACCGCAAGATTACAGATGCGCTGAAGATTGAGAATACGCCTATGCAGCATAGAATCATCGTATCGGTGAACAAGAAGGACCAGGATACCCAGTGGGCCAAGGATCTGAAGGCTGCATATGAATCCAAGGAGTTTGAGGAATACATCCTCGGACAAGAGAAATATGCCGGGTTCATTCTGCCGGAGGCTTGGGCTAATAACTAA
- a CDS encoding VOC family protein: MTLLKWDHLVHYVNDLDQPVKLFAEHGLTAFRGGSHKDWGTYNALSYFGLTYLEFLGIENLELARATKHNVVVRDAVTVLPEHEVLSRVVLRTDDIEAVEGKLKAAGLALSPIIDGRRLDNQGRLIEWRMMTIDGDFQGLVYPFIIQWSQSDEERLDSLNAARINQPHPAGKVDMAGAVFRVSEPAAAASHWSELFGLPVSGPADGVDGSYSLKAGDQQTFNFVQGTENQFSRVILRTDSPQLKGQTLTVGEGEYVFE; encoded by the coding sequence ATGACCCTGCTCAAATGGGATCATCTGGTGCACTATGTCAACGATCTGGACCAGCCGGTGAAGCTCTTCGCGGAGCATGGCCTGACGGCCTTCCGGGGCGGATCGCATAAGGATTGGGGAACGTATAACGCCTTGAGCTATTTCGGGCTCACCTACCTGGAGTTCCTCGGGATTGAGAACCTGGAGCTGGCGCGTGCGACCAAGCATAATGTGGTTGTGCGGGATGCCGTTACCGTTCTGCCGGAGCATGAGGTATTAAGCAGAGTGGTGCTGCGCACAGATGATATTGAGGCAGTAGAGGGTAAATTGAAGGCTGCGGGATTAGCCCTGTCGCCCATCATTGACGGCCGCCGTCTGGACAACCAGGGCAGGTTAATTGAGTGGCGGATGATGACCATTGACGGCGATTTTCAGGGACTGGTCTATCCGTTCATTATCCAGTGGAGTCAATCGGATGAGGAGCGGCTGGACAGTCTGAACGCAGCCAGAATCAATCAGCCCCATCCTGCCGGGAAGGTAGACATGGCGGGTGCGGTCTTCCGTGTCTCCGAGCCTGCCGCTGCCGCCAGCCATTGGAGTGAGCTGTTCGGCCTCCCGGTGAGCGGGCCTGCGGATGGTGTGGACGGCAGCTACAGTCTTAAGGCAGGAGATCAGCAGACCTTCAATTTCGTGCAGGGCACGGAGAACCAGTTCAGCCGGGTCATTCTTCGGACCGATTCACCCCAGCTGAAGGGACAGACTCTGACTGTTGGTGAAGGCGAGTATGTTTTTGAATAA
- a CDS encoding uroporphyrinogen decarboxylase family protein produces the protein MSVWSKQERFQAILSGELADRPIISGWRHFIDKEQNAEDLASSTISFTDKYNWDWVKINPRATYLAEAWGNEYNFADYRTVFPRQLTTAVPAAANLWDLEVKKAAQTPSLLEHLEAVRKIRQGLPDTPLIQTVFSPLTVLLFIVGRSAYVTETVFGIGQPVTLESLFKEHRAAAHHALHAIALTLADYVQELRQAGSDGLFYAVTGTAHPGLFDEAMFDELSRPYDSIVLEAASYGKNILHTCGAHAQPVKFNDYRIDGISWDTVAEGNPGLEADLKATKVGGVDHGLFAGNDLNQIEQQAKEALSKMKGQPFILSPNCAIPLTVTDEALVHFKNTVLG, from the coding sequence ATGAGTGTATGGAGCAAGCAGGAGCGTTTTCAGGCGATCTTATCCGGGGAACTTGCCGACCGGCCGATTATCAGCGGATGGCGCCACTTTATTGACAAGGAGCAGAATGCGGAGGACTTGGCGTCGTCTACGATTTCTTTTACGGACAAATATAATTGGGACTGGGTCAAAATCAACCCGAGAGCGACCTATCTGGCGGAAGCCTGGGGAAATGAGTATAACTTCGCAGATTACCGGACGGTATTCCCGAGACAACTGACTACTGCTGTTCCGGCTGCCGCGAATCTCTGGGATCTTGAGGTGAAAAAAGCCGCGCAAACCCCTTCGCTGCTGGAGCATCTGGAGGCGGTAAGGAAGATTCGTCAGGGCTTGCCGGATACACCGCTGATTCAGACGGTCTTCTCCCCGCTCACGGTATTGCTGTTCATCGTAGGACGTTCTGCTTATGTTACGGAGACCGTATTCGGGATCGGGCAGCCGGTGACGCTGGAATCGCTCTTCAAGGAACATCGTGCCGCCGCGCATCATGCCCTGCATGCGATTGCCTTAACCTTGGCCGATTATGTGCAGGAGCTGCGGCAGGCAGGATCAGATGGTCTGTTCTATGCGGTGACAGGCACAGCCCACCCCGGATTATTCGATGAAGCGATGTTCGATGAGCTGTCCAGACCCTATGATTCTATCGTGCTGGAGGCGGCGAGCTATGGCAAGAATATTTTACATACCTGCGGTGCTCATGCCCAGCCTGTGAAATTCAATGATTACCGGATTGACGGGATCAGCTGGGATACGGTAGCCGAAGGCAATCCTGGGCTGGAAGCCGATCTCAAGGCCACGAAGGTGGGCGGAGTGGATCACGGGCTGTTTGCCGGAAATGATCTGAACCAGATTGAACAGCAGGCGAAGGAAGCTTTGTCCAAAATGAAGGGTCAGCCGTTTATTCTGTCGCCCAATTGCGCCATTCCGCTGACGGTTACAGACGAGGCATTAGTGCATTTTAAAAACACAGTATTAGGATAG
- a CDS encoding pyrroline-5-carboxylate reductase, with translation MSKGKIHFIGGGQMAEAIIRACLAGDTLAAGQISVADIHEGRLQLLKSKYNVDTESAQEDALSGAELIVIAVRPQDDLAALGAQVREYAAPSAVIVSIVAGVTIAQLGDYFGAKRPIVRVIPNTLTDTGYGYSGVALNAAASLEQVEAFLLGFGKVQVLDESYIDIFTGFGVAGPNYIYYFIESFTDAGVLAGLSREQAWKVALENMLGAVAMLQQTGLHPRQLLDINNSPGGVGMHGLYELNNSDFAAGLQRSVLAAVKRTTELGVKK, from the coding sequence GTGTCAAAAGGCAAGATTCATTTCATTGGCGGCGGACAGATGGCGGAAGCGATCATCCGGGCCTGTCTGGCAGGCGACACGCTGGCTGCCGGACAGATCAGTGTAGCGGATATTCATGAAGGACGGCTTCAGCTACTAAAAAGCAAATATAACGTAGACACGGAGAGCGCGCAGGAAGATGCGCTGTCCGGCGCAGAGTTGATCGTGATTGCTGTCCGGCCGCAGGATGATCTGGCTGCACTTGGAGCACAGGTTCGCGAGTATGCTGCACCGTCTGCAGTTATTGTATCCATTGTGGCCGGGGTTACGATTGCCCAGCTCGGAGATTATTTCGGAGCGAAGCGCCCGATTGTCCGGGTAATTCCGAATACCTTGACCGATACCGGTTACGGATACAGCGGTGTAGCCCTGAATGCAGCCGCTTCGCTGGAGCAGGTAGAAGCATTCCTGCTCGGCTTCGGCAAGGTGCAGGTTCTGGACGAGTCCTACATTGATATCTTCACCGGCTTCGGCGTTGCCGGACCGAACTATATCTATTATTTCATTGAGTCGTTCACAGATGCCGGAGTTCTCGCCGGACTGTCGCGGGAGCAAGCCTGGAAGGTGGCGCTGGAGAATATGCTGGGAGCGGTAGCGATGCTGCAGCAGACCGGCCTCCACCCGAGACAGCTGCTGGATATCAACAACTCGCCTGGCGGGGTTGGGATGCACGGGCTGTACGAGCTGAATAATAGTGACTTCGCGGCCGGATTGCAGCGGAGCGTATTGGCGGCTGTGAAGCGGACGACAGAGCTGGGAGTGAAGAAGTAA
- a CDS encoding methionine ABC transporter permease: MFSTSITSEQFLKAIIETIQMVGVSLFIGSLLGIPLGILLVITRPGGVLESKWLYTLLNPLINVIRSVPFIILLFAIIPLTRAIVHTSIGTSAAIVPLIIYIAPYIARLVENSLLEVNPGILEAAEAMGATPLQVIWYFLLPEAVGSLILSLTTATIGLIGATAMAGAVGGGGVGDLAIVYGYQRFDEVVMFATVIILIILVQGIQSLGNTLARKIRRY; encoded by the coding sequence ATGTTCTCGACATCGATCACAAGTGAGCAATTCCTGAAGGCGATTATTGAAACGATTCAGATGGTGGGTGTATCGCTATTCATCGGCTCGCTGCTGGGTATTCCGCTGGGCATCCTGCTGGTCATTACCCGTCCGGGCGGCGTCCTGGAGAGCAAGTGGCTGTATACCTTACTGAATCCCTTAATTAATGTCATCCGTTCGGTTCCGTTTATTATTCTGCTGTTTGCCATTATTCCGCTAACAAGAGCAATTGTTCATACATCGATTGGGACCAGTGCCGCAATTGTTCCGCTGATTATCTATATCGCCCCCTATATCGCACGGCTGGTCGAGAATTCGCTGCTGGAAGTGAATCCGGGCATTCTCGAAGCTGCGGAAGCGATGGGCGCAACTCCGCTGCAGGTCATCTGGTATTTTCTGCTGCCGGAAGCGGTGGGCTCGTTAATTCTCTCCCTGACTACAGCGACGATCGGGCTGATCGGGGCTACGGCAATGGCCGGGGCAGTAGGCGGAGGAGGGGTCGGCGACTTGGCAATCGTGTACGGGTATCAGCGTTTTGACGAGGTCGTCATGTTCGCGACGGTCATTATTCTGATTATTCTGGTGCAGGGTATTCAGTCCTTGGGCAACACCTTGGCGCGGAAGATTCGCCGTTACTAG